The Natrinema pellirubrum DSM 15624 region TGCAGGTGGGGGGCCGCGGCGTGACCGTCCTCGACGGCTCGATCGCCGTCCCCGCCGCCGACGAGGACGACATCCTCGAGGCCTGATCAGGCCAGCGGGTCGTCCGCGTCGTCGCCGGTTTCGTCCGCCGGCTCGGTATCGTCGTCGAGCCCCGTTGCGGACCGGTCGTTCGCGGGGCCATCGTCCGCGGATTCCGTCCTCGGATCGTCGGATGGGCTCGACGGCGGCGGGTTCGTCTCCGCAGTCGCCGGCTCCAGCTCCGAGGGCCGGTCCGTCTCGCCCTCGAGGCGGTCGGTCTCGTCGAAGGTCGTCGTTTGCCCGTCGCCCTCCAGCGCCCGAACGGCGCGTTTCGTCTCGGCGAGGTCGTCCTCGAGGTCCGAGGGCCGGTCGTCGAGCCCGTCTTGGACCTCGCTTGCGATTTTCGTTGTATCGAGTTGCCGGCCGGCGGCCCGACCCGCCGCACGGGGCAAGGTTACGAACAGCGCGTAGGTCTTGCCGAGTTGCCAGACGACGATCCCCGCGGCCGCGAACAGCAGGGTGATGATCGGATCCGCCTGCTCGATGGCGGACTCGGCGTTGCGCGGGTCGGTAAACAGCGTGGTGACCACGGAGCCGAAGCCGGCGAGCAGCCCGACACCGACAAGCGCCAGCCCGAGTACCAGCGACCCGACGGTGATTCCCCGATAGACGATCGTTCACTTGAACGAGTTACGAAGCCCCATAGCGGTGACAGTCACTGGAATCGTATAGTCGCTATGGGAAGACGATCGCCATTACTGCTGAAGCGGCGGTTACGACCGACCCAATCAGGAGCGGACAGCGGCGGCCGACGGAACCGTGCCATAAATTACCTCGCACCCGAGTTGCGATCCGGCGCGACTGTTCGCAACCTTCTTTATCGGTTCCAGCGAGTGACTCACTAGAGATGGCTGTACTCTGGCTGGACGAGATCAGTGCCGGCGACCTCGAGAAGGTCGGCGGTAAAGGTGCTTCTCTGGGCGAGTTGACGGGTGCGGGGCTGCCCGTTCCGCCGGGATTCGTCGTAACTGCCGGGACCTATCGATCGTTCATCGAAGAGGCCGAGATCGACGAGGAACTGTTCGCGGCCGTCGACGTCGACGTCGACGACTCGAGTGCGCTGGCCGAGGCCGCCGACCGCGCACAGGAACTCATTCTCGAGACGCCCTTCCCCGACGAACTTCGCGAGGAGATCCTCGCGAGCTACGCGGAGGTCGGTGACGGCGAAGCGTTCGTCGCGGTCCGGTCGTCGGCGACGGCCGAGGACCTGCCCGACGCCTCCTTCGCCGGCCAGCAGGAGACGTTCCTCAACGTCACCGAGGAGGACCTGCTCGACCGGGTTCGGGAGTGTTGGGCGTCGCTCTTTACCCAGCGGGCGATCTACTACCGCCAGGAGCAGGGCTTCGACCACTCGGCGGTCAACATCGCCGTCGTCGTCCAGCAGATGGTCGACGCCGAGAAGTCCGGCGTGATGTTTACGAGCCACCCCTCGACCGGTGAGCCGACGATGATCATCGAGGCCGCGTGGGGCCTCGGTGAGGCCGTCGTCTCCGGCGCCGTCTCGCCGGACAACTACGTCGTTGAGCGCGAGGACCGCGACGTCGACGTTACCGTCGCCGAAAAGAAGGTCAAACACGAGAAAGACGAGGCGACCGGCGAGACCGTCGAGCGCGAGGTGCCACAGGACAAGCGCAACGAACGGGTCCTCGCCGACGACGAGATCGACGCGCTGATGGATCTCGGCGAGCGCGTCGAGGACCACTACGGCGAGCCCCAGGACGTCGAGTGGGCCATCGTCGGGGGCGACGTCTACATGCTCCAGTCCCGCCCGATCACGACCATCGACGAGAGTTCCAGCAACGGAGCCGACGCGGCCGGCGGCGTCGACGCCGCGGCCGGACTGACCGACGGCAGCGGGAGCGTCCAGAGCGCCGAGGGCGCGAGTACCGGCGCGGACGCGAGCGGCTCGAACGAGGTGCTGGTCGACGGACTCGGCTCGAGTCCGGGGACGGTCAGCGGGCCCGCGAAGATCGTCACCAAACTCGACGATCTGGCGAAGGTCGGCGAGGGCGACATCATCGTCACCGAGATGACGATGCCCGACATGGTGCCCGCGATGAAGCGGGCCTCGGGGATCATCACCGACGAGGGCGGCATGACCAGCCACGCCGCCATCGTCTCGCGCGAACTGGGCGTACCCGCCATCGTCGGCACGACCAACGCCACGACCATCTTGGAGGACGGCCAGGTCGTCACCCTCGACGGCGACAAGGGCTCGGTCCTCGAGGGCTCGACGGTCGAACCCGACGAGGAGACCGAACCGGTCGAGGAGGTCCGCCCGCAGTCGCCGGTCAAGCCGATGACTGCGACCGAGGTGAAGGTCAACGTCTCGATCCCGGAAGCGGCCGAACGCGCGGCCGCGACTGGGGCCGACGGCGTCGGCCTCCTTCGGACCGAACACATGATCCTCTCGCTGAACCAGACCCCCGAGAAGTTCATCGAGGAAAACGGCACTGACGCCTATACGAAGGAACTCGTCGACGGGATCCGCGGCGTCGCCGACGAGTTCTATCCCCGTCCCGTCCGCGTGCGCACCCTCGACGCCCCCACCGACGAGTTCCGCCAGCTCGAGGGCGGCGCCGACGAGCCCGAGGAACACAACCCGATGCTGGGCTACCGGGGCATCCGACGCTCGCTCGATCGCGCCGACGTGTTCGCCCACGAACTCGAGGCGTTCCGGCGGCTCTACGAGATGGGCTACGACAACGTCGAGATCATGCTGCCGCTGGTCAACGACGCCGAGGACGTCTATCGGGCCAAAGCGTGCATGAAAGAGGCCGGTATCGACCCCGAGAAACGCAAGTGGGGAGCGATGATCGAGACGCCCGCGGCCGCGCTGTCGGTCGAGGAGTTGGCCGAGGCCGGTATCGACTTCGCCTCCTTCGGAACGAACGACCTGACCCAGTACACGCTGGCGGTCGACCGGAACAACGAGAACGTCGCCGACCGGTTCGACGAACTCCACCCCGCCGTCTTGCGCCTGATCGGCGACGTCATCGAGACCTGCCGCGAACACGGCGTCGACACGAGCATCTGCGGGCAGGCCGGCTCCAAGCCCGAGATGGTCACGTTCCTCGCCAAGGAGGGCATCACGTCGATCTCCGCGAACATCGACGCCGTCCGCGACGTCCAACACGAGGTCAAACGCGTCGAACAGAAGCTCCTGCTCGATTCGGTCCGCTAACGGCTGCGATCAGTTGCGGTTTTTCGCCTCGGTCGCCCGCACCTCGAGTAGTCTCCAGTAGCTCCGTCGCAGTCCCCGACGGCCGCGGTCACCACGGGTACGTCTGCCCCGCGATGACGAGAAACTCGAGGCCGACGCCGGGGGCCGCGACCGCGATCGCCGGGCCGAGCCAGCTCGGGGGCCAGTGGGGTGGCCGGCGACCGATAGCCTGTGGCCGGGGAAAGGCCCATGCCGACGGCCGCCCTCCGTTCGAGCATGAGCGATCGCTCGGACGAGGTGACCGAGAGTCGGGACCCCGCCGCCACCGACGACCTCCTCGAGGAGACGGACCGACTGCTCTCGGACTCGGGCGCGGACGTCGGCGACGTGGGGACGGCAGCCGACGCCGCCGGGAGCGAGCCGGCAGCCCCGATCGACGACCCGCTGGGTGACTCGTCGCTCGGTCCCAGCACCGGGACCGACCGCGACGCCGAACAGGCGGCCGACGACGGCGACGACTCGCGGTCGTGGCTCGCGCCGATCACGTCGCGGCTTTCGCTGAGCCGATACTTTTCACCGAAGGAGTACCTCGCACTCGTCGCATTGCTGGGGGTCGGTCTGGTGGGCGGTTCGACCGTGCTGCCCGTCGCCGGCCGACTGATCGGGATGTTCGGCGTCGCCTTCCTCGTCGGCCTCGTCGCGTCGAAGCGGCGCTATCTCGAGGTGGGAATCGCCGGTGTCTCGGTCGGGGGTATCGCCGCGGTGTTGAACAACGCCGTTCTCGCGGCGGTCGGCTCGGGCCAGTCACTGGTCGCCGTCGGCGCGAGCGTCGGGCTGCTTGCGGCCGTCGTGGGCTACTACTTCGGTCGCGACCTGCGCGACGGACTCGCGCGGGACGTCTAACTGTTGGTCGTCAGCTCCCAGCCGCGTTCGGTCCGCCGAACCACGCCGTTGTCGGCCATCACCTCGAGGAGTTCGGCGACGACCTCCCGCGGGGCGTCGATGTCGTCGCTGAGTTCGCCGACTGACTTGGGTTCGGTCCGGATACTCGCGAGCAGGTCGGCGTAGATCCGACTCTCCGGGCCGGCTCCGACGGTTTCCGAGACGCGGTCGAGGACCTCACAGAGTTGGCCCTGTACCCAGCGCTGGGCCAACGACAGTTCGTTCTCCAGTTGTTCGAGGTCCTCCAACGTCGCGAGCAGGTCGCCGAGGTCGTCCGTGTCGTCCCAGGAGACGTCCGTCGAGAGGTGTCGACAGGTAGTGATATCGAAGCTACTGTTGGCCGGATACGCGCTCTTGCTGGCGAAGCCGTACGGGGAGACGTTTACTTCCAGTCGGACGTTCCGAGCGATATGAAAGTACTTTCGCCGCTGGTCGTCGACCCGGCTCTCGACTAACCCCGCTTCCTCGAGTTTCCGTAGGTGTTCGATGACCGCCTTGGGACTTACGCCGATGTACTCCGAAATCTCGGTCACGTAACACGGTTTGCGGGCGAGCAACCGAAGGATCCGTCTCCGGTTTTCGTTCCCGAGTAAGTCCAACAACGCGGCGGAATCCATCGAGCGAGGGTAAGTGGTCACCGCTGAAAAGCGTGTCTGCTTGCCGGATCCGCGACGGCGAGCGGCTCAGGCGGAGCGACGACGCTCAGTCGTCGGAATCCGTCGACTTCGAACCGCTTGCGGACTCGCCGTTGGCTCCCTTGTCGGGAGTCTGCCCCGAACCGGACGCCGGTGGGGTCGTTTCGGATTGTCCACCGCCGTCGCCGTTCCCGGCGGACTGACCGCCGGACCCGTTCGCAGTCGCGTTCCCGGCGGAGCCGGCGTTATTTGGTCCGTTTCCCGGTGACTCTTTGCCCGGGTCGGCCGCCGGACCGTTCGAACCGCCGCGATCGCCCGGCGGGCCACCGCCGTTGGCTAGCCCGCGAGCGACGCCGCGGACGCCGGGCCCACCGCGTTCCACCGCGCTCTGTCGAGCCGCAGAAGCGTTTCCGCGGAGGTCAGCGAGGCGGTCCGCCGCGACGCCAGCCTCGGTGGCGTGGCGTTCGGTCCGTTCGATCGACCGCTCGAGGCTGGCGAGTTCGACCGTCAGCTTCGCCATCCGGGACCGATAGGCACCCTTCGTGATGGTGCCGTTCTCGTAGTCGGCCTCGAGGCGATCGCGTTCGGCCTCGAGGTCGGCCAACCGCGACTCGAGATCGGCCGTCCGGTCGGTAAGCAACCGGCTCTCGTTGGCCGTGTTCTCGAGGGCGGCTTCGAACTGCTCGGAATCGACTGTGCTTTCCGTATCGGCCGCGCTCGCCTGCAGAAGCGTTCCAACGGAGGCGTTCCCCGATACTGACTCGTTCTGGCCAGCGGCGGGCTCGGCGAACGGACTCACGACGGCACCGCTCGCAAGCGGCGCGACCGTGAGGCCGACTGCGAGGGCCACCAGGAGGGCGACCGACCGAGTGGTTGTCATCGTGTGTGTTGTCTGCGGGAACATAGTAAAAAGACGGACCTTCGTTCGGACCGTTTAATCGATCTCATCGTCGGTCGAGGTACCGTTTGAGCGTTCAAGGCGGGCGGAGTTGTCGTCGTCTCCGGTCGACCGTCGCCGACAATCGGGCCTCGCGAACGGTTCGGTCACCAACCGTTCGAACCGTTTCACGGGCCGCGGAACCGTCGGCGGTACGTCGACGTTCCCTACCGGACCGCCGAGCGGCCGCGACCCGGAACCGCATCACGCCTCACCGACGGATCGATCTGTTAGCGCGTCGATTTAAACCTGTCCGAAAAGGGTTATATCGGTGCGTCCCCTGTCACCAAACATCATGTTCGAGGTGTTCTCGCGGAGCTACTATCTCGGACGACTCTACGTGACTCCCACGGAGGGCGATCACGCACTCATGCACAGCGAGCAACACGAGCGGCTCAACGAGGAGGTCTACGCCAGCGGCGACGGCCTCGAGCGGCTCGATACCCCGCTCGTAATGAAACTCGAGTCGCGACACTTCGCGGTCCACGGGGGCGAGAACGTCCCGACGAACACGCTCGCGCTCCCCGAGTCGATGCTCGAGGGGACCGATATCAGGAACCCGCCGTCGCTCCGGGAGGTGTTTCTCGCCCGGCGCGACTGCGCCCGTCGGTTGCTCGAGTTCGCCGGCGGCTGGCAACCCGACCCGGCCGGCACGGACCTGTCCAACGCCGGAACCTAGAAGTAGGCTCGCTTCCCGTTTTCCGCCGAATGATCGACGAGTTGCTCGGCCGTGCGTCGCTCAAAGAGCGCATCGAGGACCTCGAGGACGAAAACGAGCGGTTACGCGAGCGCTACGAGGCCGAGTCCGACCGCCGGGCCGAGGCGGCCACGGCGAGACAGGAGGCCGAACAGCGGGTCAACCGTCTCGAGGACCGGATCGCCCAACTCGAGGGCGAACTCGAGCAGGTCGACGACGCCGACGACGGCGTCGCCGTCCGTCGCCGGATACAGGTCCGGGGACGACGTCTCGAGGCGATCCTCGACCGACTGGACTCGTTCCGGACGGGGCCGGAGGGCGCGTTGACCGTCGCGGTCGATGAGGCGGGGCTACCCGAATCGGTCCGGTCGACTCTCGAGGAACCGCTCGGCGACCGGGTCGCACTGCTCGAGGACGCCGCGCCGTGTCTGTGCTGTGTCGACGACGCCGGCCTGATCGCGGTGGCTCTGTCGCCGCCGATCGAGCCGACGCTCGAGCCGACGTGGGACGACGGGTTCGCCATCGACCGCGGGACCTTCCTGCCGACCGGCCGCCACGCCCTCGCGCTGGTCCGGACGGACCTGTTCGCGCTCGGGGTGTACGACGGCGACGAGCGGGTCGACTACCGCGGGTTCGAAAGCGACGTCAAGGGCAGCCACTCGAAGGGCGGGTTCTCACAGGCCCGGTTCGAACGGATCCGTGACGAACAGATCGACGACCACCTCGAGCGCTGTCGCGAGGCCGTCGCGACACGCCGTGGCGACGTGGATCGACTGTTCGTCGTCGGCCAGCGCGGCGTCGTCGACACGCTCGTCGCTGAAGCCGGCCTCGAGCCGGCGGGAACCGCCGCGGTCGACGCGACCGGGGATCCCGAATCCGCGCTCGAGGACGCCGTTCGGTCGTTCTGGACGACGGAACTGCGAGTCCTCTAGTAGCCGCCGTCCTGCGGGGTACCGGAAACCGGTGACAATAGTACGTCTGTGTCAGTAGCCGCCGCCGTCCTCGAAGCAGCGGCCACAGCGGTTCGCGTCGTCGGCCTGTTCGACGGGGATCAGTCGGAGATCCTCGTGGGCGACGTGGGCGGTCGCGCCACAAGTCGTCTGAAAGTCCGAACGACCGTGTTCGTGCTTGTGGATCTTGTTCGTCGTCTCGTTGAGGACACCATTCATGACACATGGTGCCACGCCCCACAGGCATAAGTCTACCGACCGTTGCCGATCGGTCGATCGGTCCGGGAACCGAAACGGTCAGTCCGTGAACGGGACCGTGACCGAAAGAACGGCTTACGGGGGCGGCCGCCGGACCGCTCCGAGACGGTTCGGATTCGAAGCTGTCGTCCCAGTCGGGAATGTCCGACTTCGAAACCGTCACGTGTGAGCAGTGTCGTGGCGATTTCAAGGCGTATCCGGACTTCAACGCGGCCGAACGCGGGTTCTGCAGTCCGGCCTGTGCGCTCGAGACGAACTGACCCCGATCCGGCTCGTTCTGTCGGAACACCTGTGGCGAGGAGCCGCGCCCGTCCCCGCGGCCCTCAGTCGGTCGGCGGCTCCTCGACGGTACCGGCCGGGACGGAATCGGGAACCGACGCGGCCGACGCCGCTTTCCCGTCGCCACTCGAGAGCGCTACGAGCGCGGCGACGAGGACCGCCCCGACGAGGACGAGCCCGCCGGCGACGGCGAACGCCACCGCGTAGCTCGCGGTCGCGGCCCAACCCCCGAGGACGCCGCCGATACCGCCCCCGATCGCGCCCAGTGCGACGTACGCGCCCAGCAGTTCACCGCGAGCGGCCGGCGGGGCAAGGCGGGTGACGATCGCCGTCCCGACGACAGCGATCCCGGCCCACGTGATGCCGATGCCGCCGAGGAGGAGACCGGCAGTTCCGAACGCCGCCGTTCCCAGTCCCGCCACGGCGAGGACCGCTGGGAAGAGGACCGCTCTGACGGCGAGCGTCCCGGACTGCAGGATCCGGTCGTCGACCCGCGCCGAGAGTCGCCCGGCAGCGCCGTAACAGGCCGCCGAGCCGAGGCTCGAGGCGAGATAGCACGCGAAGACCCGCCCCGAATCGAAGCCGAGATCGGTCAGGAACAGCGGGAGCGGGGCCCAGAAGGCCGCCGACCCGGTGAAAAAGAAGAGGCCGGCGACGAAGTAGGTCGTCAGCGCGGGGTCGAACCGGGTCGCGAGTCGTCGTGGGTCGATCCCCCGAGTCGTCCAGTAGAGTCGGGCCGGCGAGAGGGCGAACGTCGCACCCTTGACGCCGCGACTCGAGGTCGCGAGGAGTCGCCCGATTCGGCGGGCGGCGCGATCGCCCGTGACGTGGGCCGACGGTGCGGGCCGCGGGAGGGTCCGCGCCGCGAGGATCGCACTCACCGCGGCACAGGCCGCGAGCAACCAGAACAGCGCCCGCGTCACCGCGCCGGCCGCGAGCAATCGGCTCCCGACGACCGGCCAGACCGTTCCGAGGACGAGTCCGCCGGCCCACCCGTAGCCCTGATACGAGTTCACCAGTCCGATGCGCTCGCTCCAGGCGGACTCGGGTGCGTCATCGACGACGAGCATGGTCAGGACCGGCCCGATCGAGGAGACGAGCAGCCAGAGGACCGCGTTCGCCGCGATAACGGCGGTGATCGAGCGCAGGAACGGGATCGCGGCCAGCGAGCCCGCGACGCCGGCCAGCGTCGCGAGGACCAGCAACCGGCGGCGGTCGACCCGGTCCGCGGCGCGCCCGAACGCGATCGCGCCGGGGGCACCGACGGCCGCGGCCGTCGCGGCCAGCAGTCCCAACTGGACCGGCGACGCGCCGAGTTGCACGATGTAGAGCGGTATCAGCAGGGACGCGCCACCGAACGCGACCGAACCCAGACCCCAGGCCACGAGCCAGCGATCCGACATTACGCACCGCTTACTCGCGACCAGCTAAGGCCTGGCGATTCCCCGGCCGGCTCCGACTTCCGGACAGCGACCGCACCACTTTAATCACCACCCGTCTAGGTCCCGATATGCGCGTCGCAATTCTTGCCCACGAACAGTTTCCCGACCGAGCCAAGACCGCGCTCGGAGTTCTCCGATACGCCGACCACGACATCGTCGCCGTCCTCGACCGTGACAGCGCCGGCCAACGAGTGTCGGACTTCGTTCCGGACGTCCAGGACGCACCGATCGTCGAAGGCATGGACGACCTCGAGGCCGACGCCGTCGACGCCCTGCTGATCGGGATCGCACCGATCGGCGGCGACCTCGAGGAAAGCTGGCGTGACGATATTCGAGTCGCACTCGAGAACGGCTATGACGTGATCTCGGGGCTGCACTCCTTCCTGTCCGATGACGAGGAGTTCGCCCGATTGGCGGCGGAAAACGACTGTGAGTTGCGCGACGTCCGGAAGCCGCCCGAGGGCCTCACGGTGGCCGAGGGCATCGCCGACGAGGTCGACGCCGAAGTGATCCTCACCGTCGGCACGGACTGTTCGGTCGGCAAGATGACGACAACAATGGAGTTGGCCCGGGACGCCCGCGCGGCCGGCCACGACGCCGCCGTCGTCCCGACCGGCCAGACCGGCATCATGATCGAGGGCTGGGGCAACCCGATCGACCGCGTCGTCAGCGACTTCACCGCCGGCGCGGTCGAGGAGATGATCCTCGAGATCGGCGACGACCACGACTACCTCTTCGTCGAGGGGCAGGGCAGCATCGTCCATCCGGCGTACTCGCCGGTCACGCTCGGCATTCTCCACGGTTCGATGGCCGACAAACTCGTCCTCTGTCACGAGGCCGGCCGGGAGGCGATCCACGGCTACGAGTCGTTCGCGCTGCCGTCGATCCCGACGTACATCGACCTCTACGAGAGCGTCGCCGCGCCGGTCGCGGAAGGGCAGGTCGTCGCCGGCGCGCTCAACACGTCCGGGCTGGCGGACGACGCGGCCGCCAGCGACGCAGTCGCCGAGTACGCCGACGCCCTCGGCGCGCCGGCCGACGACGTCATCCGGTTCGGAACCGACGACGTCCTCGAGGCGCTGCTATGAGCCTCGAGACATCGTTCGAGCGGCGCTCGCTGCCGCTCGAGTACCCGTTCGGAATCTCCCGCGGCACGACGACCGAGATCGAGGTCGTCTACGTCCGGATCGAGGACGACGACGGGACGACCGGTCTCGGGGCC contains the following coding sequences:
- the ppsA gene encoding phosphoenolpyruvate synthase; protein product: MAVLWLDEISAGDLEKVGGKGASLGELTGAGLPVPPGFVVTAGTYRSFIEEAEIDEELFAAVDVDVDDSSALAEAADRAQELILETPFPDELREEILASYAEVGDGEAFVAVRSSATAEDLPDASFAGQQETFLNVTEEDLLDRVRECWASLFTQRAIYYRQEQGFDHSAVNIAVVVQQMVDAEKSGVMFTSHPSTGEPTMIIEAAWGLGEAVVSGAVSPDNYVVEREDRDVDVTVAEKKVKHEKDEATGETVEREVPQDKRNERVLADDEIDALMDLGERVEDHYGEPQDVEWAIVGGDVYMLQSRPITTIDESSSNGADAAGGVDAAAGLTDGSGSVQSAEGASTGADASGSNEVLVDGLGSSPGTVSGPAKIVTKLDDLAKVGEGDIIVTEMTMPDMVPAMKRASGIITDEGGMTSHAAIVSRELGVPAIVGTTNATTILEDGQVVTLDGDKGSVLEGSTVEPDEETEPVEEVRPQSPVKPMTATEVKVNVSIPEAAERAAATGADGVGLLRTEHMILSLNQTPEKFIEENGTDAYTKELVDGIRGVADEFYPRPVRVRTLDAPTDEFRQLEGGADEPEEHNPMLGYRGIRRSLDRADVFAHELEAFRRLYEMGYDNVEIMLPLVNDAEDVYRAKACMKEAGIDPEKRKWGAMIETPAAALSVEELAEAGIDFASFGTNDLTQYTLAVDRNNENVADRFDELHPAVLRLIGDVIETCREHGVDTSICGQAGSKPEMVTFLAKEGITSISANIDAVRDVQHEVKRVEQKLLLDSVR
- a CDS encoding ArsR/SmtB family transcription factor — protein: MDSAALLDLLGNENRRRILRLLARKPCYVTEISEYIGVSPKAVIEHLRKLEEAGLVESRVDDQRRKYFHIARNVRLEVNVSPYGFASKSAYPANSSFDITTCRHLSTDVSWDDTDDLGDLLATLEDLEQLENELSLAQRWVQGQLCEVLDRVSETVGAGPESRIYADLLASIRTEPKSVGELSDDIDAPREVVAELLEVMADNGVVRRTERGWELTTNS
- a CDS encoding DUF5802 family protein, producing MFEVFSRSYYLGRLYVTPTEGDHALMHSEQHERLNEEVYASGDGLERLDTPLVMKLESRHFAVHGGENVPTNTLALPESMLEGTDIRNPPSLREVFLARRDCARRLLEFAGGWQPDPAGTDLSNAGT
- a CDS encoding Vms1/Ankzf1 family peptidyl-tRNA hydrolase, whose translation is MIDELLGRASLKERIEDLEDENERLRERYEAESDRRAEAATARQEAEQRVNRLEDRIAQLEGELEQVDDADDGVAVRRRIQVRGRRLEAILDRLDSFRTGPEGALTVAVDEAGLPESVRSTLEEPLGDRVALLEDAAPCLCCVDDAGLIAVALSPPIEPTLEPTWDDGFAIDRGTFLPTGRHALALVRTDLFALGVYDGDERVDYRGFESDVKGSHSKGGFSQARFERIRDEQIDDHLERCREAVATRRGDVDRLFVVGQRGVVDTLVAEAGLEPAGTAAVDATGDPESALEDAVRSFWTTELRVL
- a CDS encoding MFS transporter, which encodes MSDRWLVAWGLGSVAFGGASLLIPLYIVQLGASPVQLGLLAATAAAVGAPGAIAFGRAADRVDRRRLLVLATLAGVAGSLAAIPFLRSITAVIAANAVLWLLVSSIGPVLTMLVVDDAPESAWSERIGLVNSYQGYGWAGGLVLGTVWPVVGSRLLAAGAVTRALFWLLAACAAVSAILAARTLPRPAPSAHVTGDRAARRIGRLLATSSRGVKGATFALSPARLYWTTRGIDPRRLATRFDPALTTYFVAGLFFFTGSAAFWAPLPLFLTDLGFDSGRVFACYLASSLGSAACYGAAGRLSARVDDRILQSGTLAVRAVLFPAVLAVAGLGTAAFGTAGLLLGGIGITWAGIAVVGTAIVTRLAPPAARGELLGAYVALGAIGGGIGGVLGGWAATASYAVAFAVAGGLVLVGAVLVAALVALSSGDGKAASAASVPDSVPAGTVEEPPTD
- a CDS encoding DUF1611 domain-containing protein translates to MRVAILAHEQFPDRAKTALGVLRYADHDIVAVLDRDSAGQRVSDFVPDVQDAPIVEGMDDLEADAVDALLIGIAPIGGDLEESWRDDIRVALENGYDVISGLHSFLSDDEEFARLAAENDCELRDVRKPPEGLTVAEGIADEVDAEVILTVGTDCSVGKMTTTMELARDARAAGHDAAVVPTGQTGIMIEGWGNPIDRVVSDFTAGAVEEMILEIGDDHDYLFVEGQGSIVHPAYSPVTLGILHGSMADKLVLCHEAGREAIHGYESFALPSIPTYIDLYESVAAPVAEGQVVAGALNTSGLADDAAASDAVAEYADALGAPADDVIRFGTDDVLEALL